The Mycobacterium seoulense genomic interval CTCGTAGTCCCAGCGGGTGCGCTTCGCGCGCTGGATGCCGGCGGCGGCGGCATAGGCCAGGACCGCCTGGGTCGAGGTGAGGATCGGGTTGGCCGTCGGGTCCGACGGTGAGGAAATGCCGTACTCGACCTCCGTCCCGATAATCCGTTGCATGACCTAAGCGTAGGCCCGCCGACGATGCGCCCCGCGCGGCGGGGCGTTGAGAAGGCGGGCAATCCGGCCAGGCCCGCCGACGATGCGCCCCGCGCGGCGGGGCGGGCGACAACAGAGATCTGTAGTCACTGAACGCCCGGCGCGGGCGACTCGCCCGCCGTAGGGTGAGCCGGCATGGACCTCACTCTGCGCCGCGCGCAACGCCAACGGGGTTCGGCGAGTGGTGCGGCTGAAAGCTGGTTCCTGGCGCGGGGTTTGCCGTCGGTGCTGACCAGGAGGGCGCGGTGGCGACGGCTCTGGCCACGCTCGGCGCCCATGCTGGCGGCGTACGCGACGCTGCAGGCCTGCATCCTGCCGGTGTATCTGATCACCGGCGGCCACGACGTCGAGATCACCGGTGCGCCAACGACTTCCGAGCTGGCCGTGCTGGTGATCGTCGGCCTCGCCCTCCCGCTGATGGCCGTCGTGGGCTGGCTGGTGTCGCGGTCACGAAACGGCCGGGCCCGCGCGGCAATAGCGACCGTTTCGCTCGTGCTGGTGGCGTGCGTGGGCCTGACGACGGGAGACGCCGCGGACCTGCAGCAGGAGGCCGTCGTGGTCGCCGTCGTGCTGATTCTGACCGGCGTCGGCGTCGGGTCGGTGGTCGGCTGGGCGGTGCGGATGATGCTGTCGCATTTCGCCATGGTGGGCGCGCTCGCGGTCCGGGCGTTGCCGGTCGTGCTGTTGACCGCGTTGGTGTTCTTCAACACCTACGTCTGGCTGATGGCGGCGACGATCAGCGGAAACCGGCTGGGGCTGGCGATGACATTTCTGATGTCCATCGCGGCCGCCTTCGTCGTGTCCGCGACCGTGGAGCGGGTCCGCCCGATGCTGAGGTCGACGTCGGTGCCCGAAGAGACCGAGCACCTCTCCGCCACGCCCTTCGCAGCCATGCCGGCCGCCCCCGATTGCCCACCGCTGAAAAAGGCGGAGCGCCTCAACGTCGTCTTCGTCCTGGTCGCGTCCCAACTGGCGCAGATCCTGGTGGTGGCGGTGGTCACCGCCGCGATCTATCTGATTCTGGGCCTGATCGTGCTGAGCCCCGAGCTGCTCAACGAATGGACCCACACCTACAAGAGCACCGCGACGGTGTTGGGATTCACGCTGCCGGTTCCGGATTCGCTGGTGCACATGAGTCTTTTCCTCGGCGCGCTGACCTTCATGTACATCAGCGCCCGCGCGGCCGGCGACGCCGAATACCGCTCCGCCTTCCTCGACCCGCTGATCGAGGACTTGCACACCACTTTGATCGCACGCAACCGCTACCGCGGCGCCGTCGCGCTGTCCGCGCGCGCTGTTGACGGCACCGGCGGTTGTGACTAGCTTCACCGTGTGTCCGCCCCCCAATCCGACCACGTCGGTAAACACGCACGCGACCTGGCGGGAAAACGCTACGGCGAAGTGCTCCTCGTAACCGCCGGCGAGGCCGGCCCGCAGGCAACGGTCTACAACAGCTTCCCGCTCAACGACTGCCCGGCCGAGCTGTGGTCCGCGCTCGACCCCCACGCCATCGCCGCCGAAAACGGTGTGGCCGCGGCCCTGCTCAACGGTCCTCGGTACTGGCTGATGAACGCCATCGAAAAGGACGCCCAGGGCCCGCAGGTGACGAAGACCTTCGGCGGGATCGAAATGATCCAGCAGGCCACCGTCCTGCTGTCGTCGATGAATCCGGCGCCTTACCTGCCCAACAAGGTCAACCGCCACACGGTGTTCGTCTTCAACGCCGGCGAACAGATCTACGAACTCATCGACCCTCACGGACAGCACTGGGTGATGCAGACCTTGAGCCAGGTCGCCGACCCCAGCCTGACCCGCGCGGACCTGCCGCGACTGGCCGACCGGCTCGACCTGCCGGCCGGATGGACCTACCAGCCACGGGTGCTCGCCGAGGAGCTGCGCGTGGACACGAGGACCAGGGCGGCCCAGGTGTTGCAGGACAACCTCACCAACAGCTATTCGCTGGTGACCGGCTGACCTGACACGGCACCGCGCCGACACTCAAGCCGCGGCGCGTGGTGCGCCTGGTTTGAGTGTCGGCGCGGCTTGCAGGCCTACAGGTACTGGCCGAGGTTCGATTCGGTGTCGATGGCCCGCGACGCGCTCGAACTCTTCCCGGTGACCAGGGTGCGGATGTAGACGATCCGCTCGCCCTTCTTGCCCGAAATCCGCGCCCAGTCATCGGGGTTGGTGGTGTTGGGCAGGTCCTCGTTCTCGGCGAATTCGTCGACGATCGAGTCGAGCAGATGCTGAATGCGCAGACCCGGCTGCCCGGTCTCCAGCACCGACTTGATCGCGTTCTTCTTCGCCCGGTCGACCACGTTCTGGATCATCGCCCCGGAGTTGAAGTCCTTGAAGTACATGACTTCCTTGTCGCCATTGGCGTAGGTGACCTCCAGGAACCGGTTGTCGTCGATCTCGGCGTACATCCGCTCGACGACCTTCTCGATCATCGCCTTGATGCACGCGGTGCGGTCTCCCCCGAACTCGGCGAGGTCGTCGGCGTGCAGCGGCAGCGTCTCGACCAGGTACTTCGAGAAGATGTCTTGCGCCGCTTCGGCATCGGGCCGCTCGATCTTGATCTTCACGTCGAGGCGGCCGGGCCGCAGGATCGCCGGGTCGATCATGTCCTCACGGTTGGAGGCGCCGATCACGATGACGTTCTCAAGTCCCTCGACCCCGTCGATCTCGCTCAGCAGCTGCGGGACGACGGTGGTCTCGACGTCCGACGAGACCCCGGTGCCGCGGGTGCGGAAGATCGAGTCCATCTCGTCGAAGAACACGATCACCGGAGTTCCCTCGGACGCCTTCTCCCGTGCCCGCTGGAAGATCAGCCGGATGTGACGCTCGGTCTCGCCGACGAACTTGTTCAGCAGTTCGGGGCCCTTGATGTTGAGGAAGTAGGACTTCGCCTCGCGCGCGTCGTCACCGCGCACCTCGGCCATCTTCTTGGCCAGCGAATTCGCCACCGCCTTGGCGATCAAGGTCTTACCGCAGCCGGGCGGGCCGTAGAGCAACACACCCTTGGGCGGGCGCAGCGCGTACTCCCGGTACAGCTCCTTGTGCAGGAACGGCAGCTCGACGGCGTCGCGGATCTGCTCGATCTGGCGGGTCAGGCCGCCGATGTCGGAGTAGCTGACGTCGGGCACCTCTTCGAGGACCAGGTCTTCGACCTCGGCCTTGGGAATGCGCTCGAACGCGTAACCGGCCTTGGTGTCGACCAGCAACGAGTCGCCCGGCCGCAGCTTGCGCGGCCTGGTGTCGTCGTTGAGCGCGTCGGGGTGCCCCTCCGGCAGGTCCTCGGCGACCAGCGGCTCGGCCAGCCAGACGATGCGTTCCTCGTCGGCGTGCCCGACGACCAGCGCCCGGTGCCCGTCGGCAAGGAGTTCGCGCAGCGTGGAGATCTCGCCGACGGATTCGAACGTGCCGGCCTCGACGACGGTCAGTGCCTCGTTGAGGCGAACCGTCTGGCCCTTCCGCAGCGACGCCACGTCGATGTTCGGCGAGCAGGTCAGGCGCATCTTGCGACCAGAGGTGAACACGTCGACCGTGTCGTCGTCGTGCGAGCCCAGCAGGACGCCGTAGCCACTCGGCGGCTGCCCGAGCCGGTCGACTTCCTCACGCAACGCCAGCAGTTGCTGGCGCGCCTCTTTGAGCGTCTCCATCAACTTGGAGTTGCGGGCCGCCAGCGAGTCGATCCGGGCTTCGAGCTGATGCACGTCGCGCGCCGAGCGGGTGCCGCCCTGCGCCCCGGCTGCGTGCTCGAGTTGCTCGCGCAGCAACGCTGCCTCGCGGCGCAATTCTTCTAATTCGGCAGCATCGCCGGGGGACATGCCTGACTCGCGGGGGGTACCGAATGATTCAGAACGCTCTGAGCCACCCATGTTGCGCTCCTTTCCCACACCGAATTGGCGCGGTGGATACTTCAACGCTACCGGCGATTGACCGATGATGTGCTGAGTCAAATACCCACGAAAAGTTAAGATTTTCGTCACGCTGGTAATCTCGGCCACTAATCCCGCTGATCGAAAGGGCCGCCGTGACCACAAAAAGCCTCGCCACGGGCTTGGTCGGCACAGGCGGCGCCGGCGCGGCGACCGCGGGTGTGAGTTCA includes:
- the arc gene encoding proteasome ATPase; the encoded protein is MGGSERSESFGTPRESGMSPGDAAELEELRREAALLREQLEHAAGAQGGTRSARDVHQLEARIDSLAARNSKLMETLKEARQQLLALREEVDRLGQPPSGYGVLLGSHDDDTVDVFTSGRKMRLTCSPNIDVASLRKGQTVRLNEALTVVEAGTFESVGEISTLRELLADGHRALVVGHADEERIVWLAEPLVAEDLPEGHPDALNDDTRPRKLRPGDSLLVDTKAGYAFERIPKAEVEDLVLEEVPDVSYSDIGGLTRQIEQIRDAVELPFLHKELYREYALRPPKGVLLYGPPGCGKTLIAKAVANSLAKKMAEVRGDDAREAKSYFLNIKGPELLNKFVGETERHIRLIFQRAREKASEGTPVIVFFDEMDSIFRTRGTGVSSDVETTVVPQLLSEIDGVEGLENVIVIGASNREDMIDPAILRPGRLDVKIKIERPDAEAAQDIFSKYLVETLPLHADDLAEFGGDRTACIKAMIEKVVERMYAEIDDNRFLEVTYANGDKEVMYFKDFNSGAMIQNVVDRAKKNAIKSVLETGQPGLRIQHLLDSIVDEFAENEDLPNTTNPDDWARISGKKGERIVYIRTLVTGKSSSASRAIDTESNLGQYL